The Niallia alba genome includes a window with the following:
- a CDS encoding GntR family transcriptional regulator translates to MMKKEPLYQKIVTDILAQIQAGDLKPGDQVPTELEISKQYNVSRITSKRALTELENKQLIERIQGRGSFVAEQQQPHSNVILFILPFPNNPGLGDYAQGISRFIANTSYTVQIQTNAYLSQLDAKKLSSMYAGLLLYPEAGTSHLDILYTLYLEKFPVVVLDKKIESIPFPFITSDNMQGGYLATQHLINHGHKKIIFYTTQNLERSSTIRERYLGYLKAIHQANLEYHDSKVVNPDEDNSSFIHQMKEEQITGLIVENDINAIHLMKEIKRCGYQIPKDFSIIGFDNIQAAELVDPGLSTIAQSFEEIGYQAAKQLIQLIDNNQDIHSVVVPIEMMIRESTN, encoded by the coding sequence ATGATGAAAAAAGAACCACTTTATCAAAAGATCGTCACAGACATACTGGCACAAATTCAAGCTGGTGATTTAAAGCCAGGGGATCAAGTACCAACTGAATTAGAAATATCTAAACAATACAATGTTAGTCGTATAACTTCCAAAAGAGCTTTAACCGAATTAGAAAATAAGCAATTAATCGAACGAATCCAAGGGAGAGGAAGCTTTGTTGCAGAACAACAGCAGCCTCATTCTAATGTCATTCTCTTTATTCTTCCTTTTCCCAATAATCCCGGACTAGGAGATTATGCGCAAGGAATTAGCCGTTTTATTGCGAACACATCCTATACTGTTCAAATACAAACAAATGCTTACTTAAGCCAACTCGATGCAAAAAAATTATCATCTATGTATGCTGGTCTCCTCCTTTATCCAGAGGCTGGAACATCGCATTTAGATATTCTTTATACCTTATATCTCGAAAAATTTCCGGTTGTCGTGCTTGATAAAAAAATTGAAAGCATCCCATTTCCCTTTATCACATCAGACAATATGCAAGGTGGCTATCTAGCCACTCAACATTTGATTAACCATGGGCATAAGAAAATTATTTTTTATACCACACAGAATTTAGAAAGAAGTTCTACTATCCGAGAACGGTATTTAGGCTATTTAAAAGCAATACACCAAGCAAATTTAGAATATCATGACTCCAAAGTAGTAAATCCAGATGAGGATAACAGTAGCTTTATCCATCAAATGAAAGAAGAGCAAATTACAGGACTTATAGTAGAGAACGACATTAATGCAATTCATTTAATGAAAGAAATTAAAAGATGTGGCTATCAAATTCCTAAAGACTTTTCCATTATTGGATTTGATAATATCCAAGCAGCTGAGCTTGTTGATCCAGGGTTATCCACCATCGCCCAAAGTTTCGAGGAGATTGGGTATCAAGCAGCCAAACAACTTATTCAATTAATCGATAACAACCAAGATATTCATTCTGTAGTAGTTCCTATTGAAATGATGATTAGAGAATCCACTAATTAA
- a CDS encoding GH92 family glycosyl hydrolase, whose translation MLELMDTRQGTENQHSYSNGNTLPYTGFPFGMNFFVPQTKHTNGSWFFHPRDRVFQGFRLTHQPSPWMGDFSHLLLTPLSGAFQNADIYHYQSSYRPESAIFQPHYLQITQARYQIKNELVPTTYGAILRSNYRDSNLPGLSLHLPGKGEISLDSNKKQISGYVSNFAGCEDPNFKMYFIMTFNHPIDQEHTGFFQGDNPFTPALSASGEDQHFLIRFLLNQEEPLETRLATSFISSNQAEWNLNQELSPFSFDTLQKQAADAWEYYLNKIEVKNQDFSAVKTFYHCMYRMFLFPQKFYEINQQGEPIHYDTTSKRVKTGVLYTNNGFWDTFRTVYPLYSLLIPDEYEEMLRGFLNSYRETGFLPKWLSPDERGLMPGTLIDAVIADASQKGIARDIIPELFEAMVKTASTVSSKPTYGRQGIEDYDTYGYIPSNHHESVNHTLDYAYSDFCISRVAKELGNKEMEQMFEKRAYNYLNIFHEETGFMRAKDKQGRVEEPFNCFSWGQDYAEGSAWQSSFAVFHDFAGLINAYGGNKPFREKLVQLCNQEPIFETKGYGFEIHEMSEMAAIDFGQVAISNQPSFHLPYLFTYAGDPASSQVLLKQLMTQLFTSSPTGYPGDEDNGSMSGWFIFNSMGFYPVCPGTGEYVIGIPIFDSITIHLPNDKKIEISTKFNQPQFSFVHQVTVNNATYNKLTLEHDLLIKGCTIDFQLGIVPPNKDYAETDLPYSLSTDSAASEYKSNV comes from the coding sequence ATGCTAGAATTAATGGATACAAGACAAGGTACGGAGAATCAACATAGCTATTCAAATGGGAATACCCTTCCCTATACTGGTTTTCCATTTGGTATGAATTTCTTTGTTCCACAAACTAAACACACTAATGGAAGTTGGTTCTTTCATCCAAGAGATCGGGTGTTTCAAGGATTTCGATTAACTCATCAGCCAAGCCCATGGATGGGTGATTTCTCCCATTTATTACTAACACCTCTTTCAGGTGCTTTTCAAAATGCAGATATTTACCATTATCAAAGTTCCTATCGACCTGAAAGTGCCATATTTCAACCACATTATTTACAAATAACACAGGCTCGCTATCAAATTAAGAATGAACTAGTTCCTACTACGTATGGCGCCATTCTTCGTTCCAATTATAGAGATTCCAATCTACCAGGTCTGTCACTACATCTCCCAGGTAAAGGGGAAATTTCACTAGATAGTAATAAGAAACAGATAAGCGGTTATGTCTCTAATTTTGCTGGCTGTGAAGATCCTAATTTTAAGATGTATTTTATCATGACTTTTAATCATCCCATTGATCAAGAGCATACCGGATTTTTCCAAGGGGATAATCCATTTACTCCAGCTCTTTCAGCATCTGGTGAGGATCAGCACTTTTTGATTCGCTTCTTATTAAACCAGGAGGAACCGCTAGAAACCCGACTTGCAACTTCTTTTATTAGCAGTAATCAAGCAGAGTGGAATTTAAACCAAGAGCTATCCCCTTTTTCTTTTGATACACTCCAAAAGCAAGCGGCAGATGCATGGGAATATTATTTAAATAAAATTGAAGTAAAAAACCAAGATTTTTCAGCAGTTAAAACTTTTTATCACTGTATGTACCGTATGTTTCTTTTTCCGCAAAAATTTTATGAAATAAATCAACAGGGCGAGCCGATTCATTATGATACAACAAGCAAAAGGGTAAAAACTGGTGTCCTATATACAAATAACGGCTTTTGGGACACATTTCGGACCGTCTATCCTCTATATTCTCTTCTTATTCCAGATGAATACGAGGAAATGTTGCGAGGATTTCTAAACAGTTATAGAGAAACTGGCTTTTTGCCAAAATGGCTATCACCAGATGAACGAGGTCTAATGCCAGGCACATTAATTGATGCTGTTATTGCTGATGCATCCCAAAAAGGGATTGCTCGTGATATCATTCCCGAGTTATTTGAAGCAATGGTTAAAACAGCTTCTACTGTAAGCTCAAAGCCTACTTACGGACGGCAAGGTATCGAAGACTATGATACATACGGCTACATACCTTCCAACCATCATGAAAGTGTTAATCATACACTGGATTATGCCTATAGCGATTTTTGTATTAGCAGGGTAGCGAAAGAATTAGGAAATAAAGAAATGGAGCAAATGTTTGAAAAACGGGCTTATAATTATCTTAATATTTTCCATGAAGAAACAGGATTTATGCGCGCTAAAGATAAACAAGGCAGAGTGGAAGAACCTTTTAATTGCTTTAGCTGGGGACAGGATTATGCAGAAGGAAGTGCTTGGCAAAGTAGTTTTGCTGTTTTTCATGATTTTGCTGGGTTAATTAATGCCTATGGAGGTAATAAGCCTTTTAGAGAAAAATTAGTACAGCTTTGTAATCAAGAACCAATTTTTGAAACAAAAGGCTATGGATTTGAAATACATGAAATGAGCGAAATGGCGGCAATCGATTTTGGCCAAGTTGCCATATCCAATCAGCCGAGCTTTCATTTGCCGTATTTATTTACCTACGCTGGTGATCCTGCTTCATCTCAAGTATTATTAAAGCAATTAATGACACAGTTATTTACTAGTAGTCCAACTGGCTATCCTGGTGATGAGGATAACGGCAGTATGTCTGGCTGGTTCATTTTCAACAGTATGGGCTTCTATCCAGTCTGCCCTGGAACTGGCGAATATGTAATTGGAATTCCTATCTTTGATTCCATTACAATTCATCTTCCAAATGATAAGAAAATCGAGATTTCAACTAAGTTCAACCAGCCACAATTTAGTTTTGTTCATCAGGTTACCGTTAATAACGCAACATACAACAAACTAACTTTAGAACATGATTTACTTATAAAAGGTTGCACAATCGACTTTCAGCTTGGCATTGTACCGCCAAATAAAGACTATGCAGAAACAGATTTACCTTATTCCTTGTCGACAGACAGTGCCGCCTCCGAATATAAAAGCAATGTTTAA
- a CDS encoding response regulator transcription factor: MYKVLLVDDEYMIVRGLQKLIPWEELGFEIVGTAGNGQEALEFVKRQKVDIVITDVTMPILSGIDFLKQSQKESIFFRFIVLSGYQEFEYVKESIQMGAENYLIKPINKEELMETLKKCIKEFEEEKLRMQGEKFLFEHLLKRWVHDDIDYMDLKKMLATFDSYTETSQFQVLIFTYEKEYHDAVYQLLQKRKDLYFFHHYEEGQWVIIYFGERMGIDRLIKLIQVLYRQKKVAFGRGEEVKRMADVSISYEHAKSSLYLCAFYERQQLLADSKTMALLNESLPNLSFSAFKKALGIRNIDTIEKEIKQIFAGLMEAAASPEYTRYIIFLVFMDIYRELEIQDELIYEEMVEKINKASSFKELQMLITDLMYNLKYKKFKREYSSNVQNVLQIIQEEFREDLTLKSIAERLHLNVMYLGQIFKKETNKSFSQYLNHYRIKLAQNLLLHSELNINEISEKIGYMSPGYFYKNFKKYCGISPKEFRDSYQQLFQPIDE, translated from the coding sequence TTGTATAAAGTTCTGCTTGTTGATGATGAATACATGATCGTAAGAGGTTTGCAAAAGCTCATACCGTGGGAAGAACTTGGATTTGAAATTGTCGGTACGGCTGGTAACGGACAAGAAGCATTGGAATTTGTAAAAAGGCAAAAAGTAGATATCGTAATAACGGATGTAACAATGCCGATTCTTTCTGGGATCGACTTTTTGAAGCAGTCACAAAAAGAGTCGATTTTTTTTCGTTTTATCGTGTTGTCTGGTTATCAAGAATTTGAATATGTAAAAGAAAGTATTCAAATGGGAGCTGAGAATTATTTAATTAAACCAATTAACAAGGAAGAATTAATGGAAACGTTAAAAAAGTGCATCAAGGAATTTGAAGAGGAAAAGCTGAGAATGCAAGGAGAAAAGTTTTTATTTGAACACCTGCTGAAACGTTGGGTTCATGATGACATTGACTATATGGATTTAAAGAAGATGCTGGCAACCTTTGATAGCTATACAGAGACAAGTCAGTTTCAGGTTCTTATCTTTACCTATGAGAAGGAATATCATGACGCTGTCTATCAGCTGCTACAAAAAAGAAAGGACCTGTATTTTTTTCATCATTACGAGGAAGGGCAATGGGTCATTATCTACTTTGGCGAAAGAATGGGGATTGATCGTTTAATAAAATTGATTCAAGTTCTTTATCGTCAAAAAAAGGTTGCCTTTGGCAGAGGGGAAGAAGTAAAGAGGATGGCCGATGTTTCGATTAGTTATGAACATGCGAAGAGTAGCTTATATCTTTGTGCTTTTTACGAACGGCAGCAACTCCTTGCAGATTCGAAAACAATGGCCTTGTTAAATGAAAGTTTACCTAATTTGTCATTCTCAGCGTTTAAAAAAGCGCTAGGGATAAGAAATATAGATACGATCGAAAAAGAAATAAAGCAAATTTTTGCTGGGCTGATGGAAGCTGCTGCTTCTCCAGAATACACCCGCTATATTATCTTTCTGGTGTTTATGGATATTTATCGGGAGCTTGAAATTCAAGATGAATTAATTTATGAAGAGATGGTTGAGAAAATAAATAAAGCAAGTTCCTTTAAGGAGCTTCAAATGTTGATTACAGATCTTATGTATAATTTAAAGTATAAGAAATTCAAAAGGGAATACAGCAGCAATGTGCAAAATGTCCTGCAAATAATTCAAGAAGAGTTTCGAGAAGATTTAACATTAAAGTCTATTGCGGAAAGGCTACACTTAAATGTCATGTATCTAGGCCAGATTTTCAAGAAAGAAACAAATAAAAGCTTTTCCCAATATTTAAATCATTATCGAATAAAGCTAGCACAGAATTTATTACTCCATTCAGAATTGAATATAAATGAAATATCTGAAAAAATTGGCTATATGAGCCCAGGTTATTTTTATAAAAACTTTAAAAAGTATTGTGGGATTTCCCCGAAGGAGTTTAGGGACAGCTATCAGCAATTATTTCAGCCGATTGATGAGTAA
- a CDS encoding sensor histidine kinase, with product MSIVFNDKELERILNNDKEKTSLQVAIISDTKKLVYYQGRYRQDAMLQKKDRSNLEESSIISLKELEKQYYIKSVHTSNDFEVLAFISKKEVYKQSMQSLFFFLFSSAILDGILLFGLRKTFKRYVIQVEDILKGTNQVSTGNMEVRIKENTKQGELKDISHSINQMLDSINRNIEDIYNLEIKQKDANMRALQSQIDPHFLYNTLEYIRMYAVSEGADELSNVVYVFGSLLRNSITHEKVVTIRHELEFCEKYAYLYQMRYRDRIAYGFQIDKELGDISIPKFSIQPLVENFFMHGIDHTRKNNTISVKVAKQDQHTCIIIKDNGTGVAKEKIENINKLLKTPSSENKLESSIGIHNVNARLRSFFGETYSMTLKTNQLGGLTIEILF from the coding sequence GTGTCAATTGTCTTTAATGATAAGGAATTAGAACGGATTTTAAATAATGACAAAGAGAAAACTTCTCTTCAAGTAGCGATTATTTCCGATACGAAAAAACTAGTATACTATCAAGGAAGATACAGACAAGATGCGATGCTTCAAAAAAAAGATAGAAGCAATTTAGAGGAATCATCTATTATTAGTTTAAAGGAATTGGAGAAACAATATTATATTAAAAGCGTGCATACTAGTAACGATTTTGAGGTCCTAGCATTCATTAGTAAAAAGGAAGTATATAAACAATCGATGCAAAGCCTGTTTTTCTTTTTATTTTCTAGTGCCATTTTAGATGGCATTCTACTTTTTGGTCTTCGAAAAACGTTTAAACGATATGTGATTCAAGTAGAAGATATTCTAAAGGGTACCAATCAAGTTTCAACGGGGAATATGGAAGTTCGAATAAAAGAAAACACAAAACAAGGAGAGCTAAAGGATATTTCCCATAGTATTAATCAGATGCTAGATAGTATTAATCGAAATATTGAGGATATCTATAACTTGGAAATAAAACAAAAAGACGCCAATATGAGGGCATTGCAGTCTCAAATAGATCCGCATTTTCTCTATAATACGCTTGAATACATTCGCATGTATGCTGTTAGTGAAGGAGCAGATGAATTATCGAATGTTGTATATGTTTTTGGAAGCTTATTAAGAAATAGCATCACACATGAGAAAGTAGTAACAATCAGGCACGAGCTCGAATTTTGTGAGAAATACGCTTATTTGTATCAAATGAGGTATCGGGATCGAATCGCATACGGGTTTCAGATTGATAAAGAGCTTGGAGACATTAGCATTCCTAAATTTTCAATCCAACCGCTTGTTGAGAATTTTTTTATGCATGGTATTGATCATACAAGGAAAAACAATACAATTAGTGTAAAGGTTGCGAAGCAAGACCAGCATACCTGTATCATAATCAAAGATAATGGAACAGGAGTCGCAAAAGAAAAAATAGAGAATATTAACAAATTATTGAAAACGCCTTCTTCTGAAAATAAGCTAGAGTCCTCTATTGGAATACATAATGTAAACGCAAGATTGCGCTCCTTTTTTGGAGAAACTTACAGTATGACGTTAAAGACGAATCAATTAGGAGGATTAACAATCGAAATCTTGTTTTAA
- a CDS encoding YesL family protein — translation MIASLLTTFFNRFYVVLKLNLYFWLLTIMGGIIFGIGPAFLSIAKLFLEFRWNHQELSWKNVFSTFKASFKRGNFFFGGFLILGVILSYNLYFSLQINHLIFLIIDFLLIFALFLMAISFLFALFIESQYEATVKDVWKLSLLLSFMDFWTLIKLGGLLIGVSVLTYYNPALILFGSISLFIILASFISNKLFARLSQKLVYVS, via the coding sequence ATGATCGCATCCCTTTTGACTACTTTTTTTAATCGATTTTATGTGGTATTAAAACTAAATCTTTATTTTTGGCTGCTAACCATAATGGGAGGGATTATTTTTGGCATTGGACCTGCATTTTTGTCGATTGCAAAGCTGTTTTTAGAATTTCGCTGGAACCATCAGGAATTATCATGGAAGAATGTTTTTTCTACTTTTAAGGCTAGCTTTAAAAGAGGAAATTTCTTTTTTGGCGGATTCCTAATATTAGGTGTGATTTTAAGCTATAATCTTTATTTTTCTCTCCAAATCAATCATTTAATATTTCTTATCATTGACTTTTTGCTTATCTTTGCTCTATTTTTAATGGCTATCAGCTTCTTGTTTGCGCTCTTTATTGAGTCACAATATGAAGCGACGGTAAAAGATGTATGGAAACTGTCGTTACTCCTGTCTTTTATGGACTTTTGGACGCTCATTAAACTGGGAGGCTTACTCATCGGCGTTTCTGTTCTTACCTATTATAATCCAGCCTTGATTTTATTCGGAAGTATCTCGCTGTTTATCATACTAGCAAGCTTTATTTCCAACAAACTCTTTGCACGGTTAAGTCAAAAACTCGTATATGTTTCTTAA
- a CDS encoding ABC transporter substrate-binding protein produces MKMKKKVPFLLVLMLLIGAVLAGCSLKGNSTVDNSSKDGVTTLLMYQIGDKPENFDVLMENVNKKTEKELGVRVNLQYIGWGDYEKKMSVIVSSGENYDIAYANNYVTNAQKGAYADLTELFPKYAKEAYDMLDSAYIEGNTVNGKLYAFPVNGNVYAQTMFSFNKQYIDKYNLDISNVKAYKDLGPLLKVIKENETDVMPFSVGQGFRVLPNMDFVLGNGMPFAVDLNGDTSKIINQYDNEQMKDNLRIMHQYYNEGYIAKDAATSNTEYPLNSGTWFIRQETQGPYDYGDTLLSTVAEQPIVSKAITDPIKSTAQAQMANFVVSSNSKNKEKAVEFLGLLNSDPDLLNGLIYGEEGNAWEKVGENKVKLLDGYKSNNHMAAWNTGNNKIVYVQDSITDEQITQRDENIANATSSPILGFTFNTDSVKTEITNISNVMSQYLDGLNTGTLDPDKAIPELNEKLKGAGYEKVREEMQKQFDAFQASKN; encoded by the coding sequence ATGAAGATGAAGAAAAAAGTTCCTTTTCTACTTGTGTTAATGTTACTGATTGGCGCTGTGTTAGCAGGTTGTAGTCTTAAAGGGAATTCTACGGTTGATAACAGTTCTAAAGATGGAGTAACAACATTATTAATGTATCAAATTGGAGATAAACCAGAAAATTTCGATGTGTTGATGGAAAATGTCAATAAGAAAACAGAAAAAGAACTTGGTGTTCGTGTTAATTTACAATATATCGGCTGGGGAGACTATGAAAAAAAGATGTCAGTTATCGTATCCTCCGGTGAGAATTATGATATTGCGTATGCAAATAATTATGTAACGAATGCACAAAAAGGTGCTTATGCAGATTTAACGGAGTTATTTCCGAAATATGCGAAAGAAGCATATGACATGCTAGATTCAGCTTACATTGAAGGAAATACAGTAAATGGGAAGCTTTATGCATTCCCGGTAAACGGCAATGTATATGCACAAACGATGTTCTCCTTTAATAAGCAGTATATCGATAAATATAACTTAGATATCTCTAATGTTAAAGCATACAAAGATCTCGGACCTCTATTAAAAGTAATCAAAGAAAACGAAACAGATGTGATGCCATTCTCTGTTGGGCAAGGGTTCCGTGTACTACCTAATATGGATTTTGTATTAGGAAATGGCATGCCTTTTGCAGTCGATTTAAATGGAGATACATCAAAAATTATTAATCAGTATGATAATGAACAAATGAAAGATAACTTAAGAATTATGCATCAATACTATAATGAAGGATATATTGCCAAGGATGCTGCAACAAGCAATACGGAATATCCATTAAATAGTGGTACATGGTTTATTCGTCAAGAAACACAAGGACCGTATGACTATGGTGATACACTATTATCAACAGTTGCGGAGCAGCCAATTGTATCAAAGGCTATTACTGATCCAATTAAGTCAACAGCACAAGCGCAAATGGCAAACTTTGTCGTTTCCAGTAACTCCAAGAATAAAGAAAAAGCAGTGGAGTTCTTAGGGCTTCTAAATTCAGATCCGGACTTATTAAATGGTCTCATTTATGGTGAAGAAGGCAATGCGTGGGAAAAGGTTGGAGAAAACAAAGTGAAATTATTAGATGGTTATAAATCCAATAACCATATGGCAGCTTGGAATACAGGAAATAATAAAATTGTTTATGTTCAAGATTCAATTACAGATGAACAGATTACTCAAAGAGATGAAAATATCGCGAATGCGACAAGCTCTCCAATTCTAGGTTTCACCTTTAATACGGATTCGGTGAAAACAGAAATTACGAATATTTCTAATGTGATGAGCCAATACCTTGATGGATTAAATACTGGAACATTAGATCCAGATAAAGCTATTCCAGAATTAAATGAGAAATTAAAAGGTGCTGGATATGAAAAAGTGCGTGAAGAAATGCAAAAGCAATTTGATGCATTTCAAGCATCTAAAAACTAA
- a CDS encoding carbohydrate ABC transporter permease produces MKNLRCFDEGGPNHTVKKKKIEHVQVRTFNKNTNIFFNIMVGLFAFSCIFPFLFVIIISFTSETSLITNGYALWPSEWSIQGYTYLADLKDQIIQSLFITVFVTVIGTFINVAFTSSYAYAISRPNFRYKRFFTIFALITMLFSPGMVPSYIVMTNMLQLKDTVWALILPMALSPFNIIVMRTFFRRQVPESIIESSRIDGASEMRIFTQIVLPLAVPGIATISLFAALGYWNDWFNALLYIQSDNLVPLQYLLMKIQSNIDFMTQNAGLSGNLSGGLAAIPKEATRMAMVVISTLPIACSYPFFQRYFVSGLTIGGVKE; encoded by the coding sequence ATGAAGAATCTGCGTTGTTTTGATGAAGGAGGTCCAAATCACACAGTGAAAAAGAAAAAAATAGAGCATGTTCAAGTTCGAACCTTTAATAAAAATACAAATATCTTTTTTAATATCATGGTAGGGTTGTTTGCATTCTCTTGTATTTTTCCATTCTTATTTGTAATTATTATATCGTTTACTAGTGAAACTTCACTTATAACAAATGGTTATGCATTGTGGCCGAGCGAATGGAGTATTCAAGGATATACGTATTTGGCTGATTTGAAAGACCAAATCATTCAATCATTATTTATTACCGTATTTGTAACTGTTATTGGAACTTTTATTAATGTAGCTTTCACGTCAAGCTATGCCTATGCCATTTCCCGGCCAAATTTTCGATATAAGCGATTTTTTACAATCTTCGCCTTAATTACGATGTTATTTAGCCCTGGGATGGTACCGAGCTATATTGTCATGACCAATATGCTACAGTTAAAAGATACAGTATGGGCCCTCATCCTTCCGATGGCTTTAAGTCCTTTTAACATTATTGTGATGCGCACTTTCTTTAGAAGACAGGTTCCAGAATCGATTATTGAATCTTCCCGTATTGATGGAGCAAGTGAAATGAGGATATTTACACAGATTGTTTTACCATTAGCTGTTCCTGGAATTGCAACAATTAGCTTATTTGCTGCCTTAGGATACTGGAACGATTGGTTTAATGCATTGCTATATATCCAAAGCGATAATCTAGTACCACTTCAATACTTATTAATGAAGATCCAAAGCAATATTGATTTTATGACGCAAAATGCTGGTTTAAGTGGGAATTTATCGGGGGGGTTGGCTGCCATTCCAAAAGAAGCAACTCGAATGGCGATGGTTGTTATTTCTACCCTACCAATTGCGTGCAGCTATCCATTTTTCCAACGTTATTTTGTTAGTGGCTTAACTATTGGCGGTGTAAAAGAGTAG
- a CDS encoding ABC transporter permease: MAMLRNLWRNKAFLFMALPGTIWLILFFYIPVFGNIVAFKNFHYSSGGFFQSLRESPWVGLDNFKFLFSSNNAYLITRNTVLYNVAFIVLGLIFAVFLAIVLSELRSKRMIKIYQTSMLFPYFLSWVIISYFVFAFLSPDKGLMNSILTLFGGEEINWYNEQKYWPVILIILGIWKGVGYNSVIYFASIMGINSDYYEAAMVDGASKWQQIKNITIPQLIPLISILSILSVGNIFRADFGLFYQIPRNSGALYEVTSVLDTYIYNGLTSTGDIGMTAAAGLYQSVVGCILVVLANFIVRKFDEESALF; encoded by the coding sequence ATGGCCATGTTAAGAAATTTGTGGAGAAATAAGGCGTTTTTATTCATGGCATTGCCAGGCACCATTTGGCTTATCTTATTTTTCTATATACCAGTATTCGGTAATATTGTAGCATTTAAAAATTTTCACTATTCCAGCGGCGGATTTTTTCAAAGTTTACGAGAAAGTCCTTGGGTTGGATTGGATAACTTTAAATTTTTATTTTCATCCAATAATGCTTATTTAATTACAAGAAATACAGTCTTATATAATGTGGCCTTTATTGTGTTAGGATTAATTTTTGCTGTTTTCTTGGCTATTGTGCTCAGTGAGTTACGTTCAAAAAGAATGATTAAAATCTATCAAACATCAATGCTATTTCCGTATTTTTTATCATGGGTTATTATCAGTTATTTTGTATTTGCCTTCTTGAGTCCAGATAAAGGGTTAATGAATAGCATCCTCACCCTTTTTGGCGGTGAAGAAATTAATTGGTACAACGAACAAAAATATTGGCCAGTTATCTTGATTATATTAGGAATATGGAAGGGTGTCGGCTATAATAGCGTCATTTATTTTGCAAGCATTATGGGAATCAACTCAGATTATTATGAAGCGGCGATGGTAGATGGAGCATCGAAATGGCAGCAGATTAAAAATATTACGATTCCACAATTAATCCCATTAATTTCAATTTTATCTATTTTGTCTGTCGGAAATATTTTTAGAGCTGATTTTGGATTATTCTATCAAATACCGAGAAACTCTGGTGCTTTATATGAGGTAACAAGTGTATTGGATACTTATATCTATAATGGATTAACGAGTACAGGAGATATCGGGATGACTGCAGCTGCCGGTCTTTATCAATCAGTTGTCGGCTGTATTTTAGTAGTACTAGCTAACTTTATTGTTCGCAAATTTGATGAAGAATCTGCGTTGTTTTGA